One stretch of Oceanipulchritudo coccoides DNA includes these proteins:
- a CDS encoding asparaginase domain-containing protein — MNDSCLIITTGGTIDKVYFDAKSTFSVGDPQIGEVFRQAHVSLAYEILPLMRKDSLEMTDEDRTLIRGAILKADNRQILVTHGTDTMTDTGKFLAGIPDKTIVLTGALIPARFRENDAIFNIGFALAAAQTLSAGVYIAMNGCIYDPERVLKDREANRFVEVSPEPVEGQD; from the coding sequence ATGAATGATTCGTGTTTGATCATCACGACAGGTGGCACAATTGATAAGGTGTATTTTGATGCCAAGAGCACTTTCTCCGTCGGCGATCCGCAAATCGGGGAAGTCTTCCGGCAAGCCCATGTCAGTCTCGCGTATGAAATCCTCCCTCTCATGCGCAAAGATAGCTTGGAGATGACGGATGAGGATCGCACCCTCATCCGTGGGGCAATCCTCAAGGCCGACAATCGACAGATACTGGTCACGCACGGAACAGATACCATGACCGATACCGGTAAGTTCCTCGCCGGTATCCCCGACAAGACAATTGTCCTGACAGGCGCTTTGATTCCCGCCCGGTTCCGTGAGAACGACGCAATTTTCAACATCGGGTTTGCCCTTGCCGCTGCCCAGACTCTTTCCGCAGGAGTCTACATCGCCATGAATGGCTGTATTTATGATCCGGAACGGGTTTTGAAAGACAGGGAGGCCAACCGATTCGTCGAGGTCTCTCCGGAGCCCGTCGAGGGACAGGATTGA
- the folD gene encoding bifunctional methylenetetrahydrofolate dehydrogenase/methenyltetrahydrofolate cyclohydrolase FolD, which yields MELLDGKKLSQEILSELKEKLADAKGPPPCVTFIRVGEDPASVYYVNSKQKKAALVGIESRLKTFPESITQEQLLEEIGSLNADSSVHGILVQAPLPSHMDERTVFNSVAPEKDVDGFSTNNLGRLVQEDPEAFVACTPAGIAEMIRRYKIKTEGRHVVVLGRSLIVGKPAALLFMRKDPFANATVTVCHSRTRNLSNITRQADILIAAIGQANFVTADMVSPGTIVVDVGINRVDDPSSKKGYRIVGDVDFDAVAPKCDAISPVPGGVGLMTVAMLMHNTMKAWELSQKKNH from the coding sequence ATGGAACTACTCGACGGCAAGAAACTATCACAGGAAATCCTTTCCGAATTAAAGGAAAAACTAGCCGATGCGAAGGGGCCGCCGCCGTGCGTGACCTTTATCCGGGTTGGCGAAGATCCGGCTTCGGTCTATTATGTGAATTCAAAGCAGAAAAAGGCCGCCCTTGTCGGGATTGAGAGCCGGTTGAAGACCTTTCCTGAATCCATAACCCAAGAGCAACTGCTGGAGGAAATCGGATCCCTGAATGCGGATTCATCGGTTCACGGGATCCTTGTTCAGGCTCCCCTGCCCTCACACATGGATGAGCGGACGGTTTTCAACTCGGTGGCTCCGGAAAAAGATGTCGACGGCTTTTCGACCAACAATCTGGGACGCTTGGTCCAGGAAGATCCGGAAGCGTTTGTTGCCTGCACCCCTGCCGGGATCGCGGAAATGATCCGCCGCTACAAAATCAAGACGGAGGGTCGCCACGTTGTTGTCCTCGGTCGCTCACTGATTGTCGGCAAACCCGCAGCCCTGCTCTTCATGCGCAAGGATCCCTTCGCTAACGCGACCGTCACGGTCTGCCACTCAAGGACACGCAACCTGTCCAACATCACACGGCAAGCAGACATTCTCATCGCGGCCATCGGTCAGGCAAATTTTGTCACGGCAGACATGGTCAGCCCGGGGACGATTGTCGTCGATGTAGGCATCAACCGGGTCGATGATCCATCCAGCAAGAAGGGTTACCGGATTGTGGGTGACGTTGATTTTGATGCGGTTGCACCCAAGTGCGACGCTATTTCACCTGTCCCTGGAGGAGTCGGGCTCATGACCGTGGCAATGCTCATGCACAACACAATGAAAGCATGGGAGCTCAGCCAGAAAAAGAACCACTGA
- the nth gene encoding endonuclease III: protein MTKAERTAFVLRELEHLFPDPPIPLNHSDPFSLLVAVLLSAQCTDERVNQVTPDLFALAKTPAEMANLEEEDILAIVRPCGLGPQKAKAIRNLSRILVETHAGEVPCDLEELESLPGVGHKTAQVVMAQAFGEPSFPVDTHIHRLAQRWGLSNGKSVQQTEKDLKRLFPRETWNRLHLQIIYYGRTYCMARRKCDGSENGCPFCPVLNAGRKLPRKTRKA from the coding sequence GTGACCAAGGCTGAACGCACGGCCTTTGTTTTGCGTGAACTGGAGCATCTTTTTCCTGATCCGCCCATCCCGCTTAACCACAGCGATCCCTTTTCCCTGCTGGTTGCCGTGCTTCTGAGTGCCCAGTGCACCGATGAACGCGTGAATCAGGTCACTCCGGATCTATTCGCTCTCGCCAAGACACCTGCCGAAATGGCCAATCTGGAAGAGGAGGATATTCTGGCGATTGTCCGACCTTGCGGGCTGGGGCCACAGAAGGCTAAGGCTATCCGCAACTTGTCCAGGATCTTGGTGGAGACGCATGCAGGAGAGGTTCCGTGTGATCTGGAGGAGCTTGAATCCCTTCCTGGCGTTGGTCACAAGACGGCCCAGGTCGTGATGGCACAGGCCTTTGGGGAACCGTCCTTTCCCGTTGATACGCATATCCATCGGTTGGCGCAGCGATGGGGCCTCAGCAATGGGAAATCTGTCCAGCAGACCGAAAAGGATTTAAAGCGGTTGTTTCCCCGGGAGACATGGAATCGTTTGCACCTGCAGATCATTTATTACGGGCGGACTTATTGCATGGCCCGCAGAAAATGCGACGGGTCGGAGAATGGCTGCCCGTTTTGTCCGGTGCTCAACGCCGGTCGCAAACTGCCCCGGAAGACCCGCAAGGCCTGA
- a CDS encoding type II secretion system F family protein — MRQNRHFCPKWSWWIRAGERAVLGLELGHIIGAAGPGVGPAERNGLKCILGHLNAGSGMVEAMREASLCLPVEAWSLLQAGEHTGKFGEAMCDVGELLRQQEARRRAFFGQMWYPAMVGLVGIGVMAIILFWVVPQMRELSESMGLGDNLPWLTEHIGQLYGGIFSGIITLLLLGLAGFSLIRLIGKRSAKWGYLEEVIAGRFPVAGSVFRHVREARLLRQLGTLLQAGTPIPRALEMVAASSSNRWEQEELTRFRSSLLMGMGFSVSLRACPLFDEEGIPLLEVGQESGKLESFMLRIAAGREEEVAWAIAQITRLVEPLFLFVLSGAIGGMVLAYLLPMVRLLEQAGGAF; from the coding sequence ATGCGTCAAAACCGGCATTTTTGTCCAAAGTGGTCCTGGTGGATACGGGCTGGCGAGCGCGCTGTGCTCGGGCTGGAACTGGGACATATCATCGGGGCAGCGGGTCCCGGTGTTGGGCCAGCTGAACGCAACGGCTTGAAGTGCATACTCGGGCACTTGAATGCGGGAAGTGGAATGGTTGAAGCCATGCGGGAGGCTTCCCTTTGCTTGCCCGTCGAGGCTTGGAGCCTCTTGCAGGCTGGCGAGCATACCGGCAAGTTTGGTGAAGCGATGTGCGATGTGGGTGAGCTCCTGCGTCAACAGGAGGCCCGGCGCCGGGCGTTCTTCGGGCAGATGTGGTATCCTGCGATGGTGGGGCTGGTCGGCATCGGGGTGATGGCGATTATCCTTTTCTGGGTTGTTCCGCAAATGCGTGAACTGAGCGAGTCCATGGGCCTCGGCGATAATTTGCCATGGCTGACAGAACATATCGGGCAATTGTATGGCGGCATTTTCTCAGGCATAATCACCTTGCTTCTCCTCGGCCTCGCCGGTTTCTCCCTGATTCGGTTAATTGGCAAGCGCTCAGCTAAATGGGGGTACCTCGAGGAAGTAATTGCTGGCCGGTTTCCGGTCGCAGGGAGCGTCTTCAGGCATGTCCGTGAGGCCCGGCTTCTACGACAACTTGGAACCCTCCTCCAAGCGGGCACGCCGATTCCAAGGGCCCTCGAAATGGTTGCTGCAAGCAGTTCAAACCGCTGGGAGCAGGAGGAACTGACGCGTTTTCGCTCCAGCCTTTTGATGGGAATGGGATTCAGCGTTTCCCTCCGTGCCTGCCCGCTCTTCGATGAGGAGGGAATTCCATTGCTCGAGGTGGGCCAGGAATCCGGCAAACTCGAATCCTTTATGCTGCGGATCGCGGCAGGTCGTGAAGAGGAGGTTGCATGGGCAATTGCTCAGATTACCCGGCTGGTCGAACCCCTCTTCCTGTTTGTTCTTTCGGGTGCCATTGGCGGAATGGTCCTTGCCTATCTCCTTCCCATGGTGCGCCTCCTTGAACAGGCCGGAGGCGCATTTTAA
- a CDS encoding response regulator has protein sequence MSRSKILVVDDQILNIRLIERKLEMIDMDVVSCTNGPEAIRLATQERPDVILLDIMMTGMNGIEVCQALKKAEETREIPVIFLTALGTREQKVHGLEAGAADYVTKPFDLDETVARIRTQLRIVEEHRENIKLTRQLEQSRRQSAIMHLTEGIAHNINNLLGVMLGYVNLLQMNSGKPDRVLNACGKLEHAIQRVTRIVQQLQVIGQFKSLQKQPTELARILKGAVARFHGSSNTSTKVDVRSDFEDDMEFFTNRELMEVCIERLLQNAYESYFANDADTNPKIGEIILESKEVEFEGAPHVQVRVMDRGKGIDEKIRDSIFDPFVSSSSVIGKGMGLTIARHSVSCLGGTIEVIDREDGGTQAVALFPLEHGPGGENEA, from the coding sequence ATGTCCCGCTCCAAAATACTCGTCGTCGATGACCAAATCCTGAACATCCGCCTGATCGAGCGTAAGCTTGAGATGATTGATATGGATGTTGTCAGCTGCACTAACGGGCCCGAGGCAATCCGCCTGGCCACTCAAGAGCGGCCTGATGTGATTTTGCTCGATATCATGATGACGGGCATGAATGGGATTGAGGTCTGCCAGGCCTTGAAAAAGGCCGAGGAGACACGTGAAATTCCGGTTATTTTCCTGACGGCCCTGGGTACAAGGGAACAAAAGGTACATGGACTTGAGGCAGGCGCTGCCGACTATGTCACGAAGCCCTTTGACCTTGATGAAACAGTGGCACGAATCCGGACACAGTTGCGGATTGTCGAGGAGCACCGGGAAAACATCAAACTGACCCGCCAACTGGAACAATCCCGCAGGCAATCAGCGATCATGCATCTCACGGAGGGCATTGCCCACAACATCAACAACCTTCTGGGAGTGATGCTTGGGTATGTGAACCTCCTGCAAATGAATTCGGGCAAGCCGGATAGAGTGCTTAACGCCTGTGGCAAGCTTGAGCATGCCATTCAGCGCGTAACGCGTATTGTCCAGCAACTACAGGTAATTGGCCAATTCAAATCCCTGCAGAAACAGCCCACTGAACTGGCGCGAATCCTGAAGGGGGCCGTCGCCCGTTTTCATGGTTCCTCCAACACATCTACCAAGGTGGATGTACGTTCAGATTTTGAGGATGACATGGAATTTTTTACTAACCGTGAGCTGATGGAAGTTTGCATCGAACGCCTGCTGCAAAATGCTTACGAGAGTTATTTCGCCAATGATGCGGATACAAACCCAAAGATTGGAGAGATCATTCTCGAATCAAAAGAGGTGGAGTTCGAGGGGGCGCCCCACGTACAGGTACGCGTCATGGACAGGGGCAAGGGAATTGATGAAAAGATCCGTGACAGCATTTTTGATCCCTTTGTTTCTTCATCATCGGTTATTGGCAAAGGGATGGGACTGACCATTGCCCGTCACAGCGTGAGCTGTCTTGGCGGAACAATTGAGGTCATTGACCGGGAGGACGGAGGCACACAGGCAGTCGCCCTATTCCCTCTTGAACACGGTCCGGGTGGTGAAAATGAAGCCTAG
- the gcvPB gene encoding aminomethyl-transferring glycine dehydrogenase subunit GcvPB, giving the protein MSQGQSNPLPFNPESLPRETLRHYISASEGDIKAMLDKVGADSLEALYQHIPGNCLFPEAPDLPEELSYEELQSRLVELAAENRPCESYIGDGLPNYAVMPVVDPVCAIRNLTTAYTPYQPERSQGTLTTHWIYQCMMSQLTGFEAINSSLYERSTATFEAMATAVRVSRKADQIIISEGIYPGDREVIETLLPGTGIQVKWVPLDRATGRTDLSLMRAALEEGAEAVAGIVFPQVNCLGLLEDVDALADLTLASKTKSIAVIDPALLGTGGLKPPTEYGQKGVDMIVGEAQHLAIGPNFGGPGLGLFGVRHNEENKNTIRQTPGRYVGKAKDISGRDCLVMVLSTREQHIRKDKATSNICSNQAFLATIAGAAILSRGESGMQKAFSKAREQALEAVEKLSRLKGIQLAFPESTFVNEILLSVDGSVPELIEAARQASIHLGVDISDRIEGKGSLLKMSFSDREMDLDRLLPVFEQCGYVAEKESAFISDLATSDLRSGALGLPEMEDEEIIKYYQSLGELNVSPDDACYPLGSCTMKYNPFINDWAASLPGFTDIHPQAPLEDAQGSLHLLYEIQEWFKEITGLAGITTQPVAGAQGELVGIKLFQAYHEDRGEGHRDVILIPASAHGTNFATAVMAGYRTKKVDGLQTGIVLLESAPDGSIDMEDFRAKVEIYKDRLAGVMITNPNTCGIFETCFAEISKLVHDAGGLVYMDGANMNAIAGWCDLGAMGVDAVHNNLHKTWTIPHGGGGPGDAIVGVSERLVPFLPGFQIEKREGAYVPVRTPKSIGSFHRHWGNFAHKVRAYTYLLRLGKEGVRRMTAVAVLSARYCFEQLREAFPTLPADAVATPRMHEFILTLSEEDFVRLEQVGVPRALVITRVGKLFLDFGFHAPTVAWPETFGLMIEPTESYSKSELDRFCEAVLAMLEMIRKHPEVLAKVPLFTPVDRVDEVEANRHVTLKESLTTLPEPHRNRLSPTEIGKLPISEVFERIVEASRQG; this is encoded by the coding sequence ATGTCACAAGGTCAATCCAACCCGCTTCCATTTAACCCGGAAAGCCTTCCGCGCGAAACTCTCCGCCATTATATCTCCGCCTCGGAGGGCGATATCAAGGCAATGCTTGATAAGGTCGGCGCAGATTCACTCGAGGCGCTTTATCAGCATATACCCGGCAACTGCCTTTTTCCCGAAGCCCCTGATCTTCCTGAAGAGCTCTCCTATGAGGAACTCCAGTCCAGACTGGTTGAGCTGGCCGCGGAAAACCGGCCTTGCGAGTCCTACATTGGGGACGGGCTTCCGAACTATGCAGTGATGCCTGTCGTGGACCCAGTCTGCGCCATTCGCAACCTGACGACCGCCTATACACCATACCAGCCGGAACGCTCCCAAGGCACTTTGACCACCCACTGGATCTACCAATGCATGATGAGCCAATTGACGGGCTTTGAGGCCATCAACAGCTCCCTGTACGAGCGTTCCACGGCGACCTTTGAAGCCATGGCAACGGCAGTCCGCGTAAGCCGGAAGGCCGACCAGATCATCATTTCCGAAGGCATCTACCCGGGAGACCGTGAGGTCATTGAAACCCTTCTTCCCGGAACCGGCATCCAAGTAAAATGGGTCCCGCTCGATCGTGCGACGGGCCGGACAGACCTTTCCCTGATGCGGGCAGCCCTTGAGGAGGGCGCAGAAGCTGTGGCGGGGATTGTTTTTCCGCAGGTGAACTGTCTGGGACTCCTTGAGGATGTGGATGCGCTGGCTGACCTGACGCTCGCATCCAAGACCAAGAGCATCGCTGTGATTGATCCGGCGCTTCTCGGGACAGGCGGCCTCAAGCCGCCTACCGAGTACGGGCAGAAGGGGGTAGACATGATTGTCGGCGAGGCTCAGCACCTTGCCATCGGGCCCAACTTCGGGGGACCGGGACTCGGGCTTTTCGGGGTCCGCCACAACGAGGAGAACAAGAACACAATCCGGCAGACACCTGGGCGCTATGTTGGCAAGGCCAAGGATATTTCCGGCAGGGATTGCCTTGTCATGGTGCTGAGCACCCGTGAACAGCACATTCGAAAGGACAAGGCGACTTCCAACATCTGTTCAAACCAGGCCTTTCTCGCAACAATTGCCGGTGCCGCCATCCTCTCTCGCGGGGAATCCGGCATGCAAAAAGCTTTTTCAAAGGCCCGTGAGCAGGCACTTGAGGCAGTGGAAAAACTGAGCCGCCTCAAGGGCATCCAGTTGGCCTTCCCTGAATCGACGTTTGTGAATGAAATCCTGCTCTCCGTGGATGGGTCAGTTCCCGAACTGATTGAAGCCGCCCGGCAGGCATCAATTCATCTCGGGGTGGACATTTCCGACAGGATTGAAGGCAAGGGTTCACTGCTGAAAATGTCCTTCAGTGACCGGGAAATGGATTTGGACCGCCTGTTACCCGTTTTCGAGCAGTGTGGGTATGTCGCCGAAAAGGAATCCGCATTCATAAGCGATTTGGCCACCTCCGATTTGCGCAGCGGCGCTCTTGGCCTTCCGGAAATGGAAGACGAAGAGATCATCAAGTATTACCAGTCTCTCGGTGAACTGAACGTCAGCCCGGACGACGCCTGCTACCCGCTCGGGTCCTGCACGATGAAGTACAACCCCTTTATCAATGACTGGGCAGCCAGCCTTCCGGGATTTACTGATATTCACCCGCAGGCTCCACTCGAGGATGCACAGGGATCGCTGCATCTCCTTTACGAGATTCAGGAATGGTTCAAGGAAATCACTGGCCTTGCCGGAATCACTACCCAACCGGTGGCCGGCGCGCAAGGGGAACTGGTCGGGATCAAGCTCTTTCAGGCATACCACGAGGACCGCGGTGAAGGACATCGCGATGTGATTCTCATTCCCGCCTCCGCCCACGGTACCAATTTTGCCACTGCCGTCATGGCGGGCTATCGCACCAAAAAAGTGGATGGCCTGCAGACCGGTATTGTCCTCCTGGAAAGCGCTCCCGACGGATCGATTGATATGGAGGATTTTCGCGCGAAGGTGGAGATCTACAAAGACCGTCTGGCGGGCGTGATGATCACCAACCCGAACACTTGCGGTATCTTTGAGACCTGTTTTGCCGAGATTTCCAAGCTGGTTCATGACGCCGGGGGACTTGTCTACATGGACGGAGCGAACATGAACGCCATCGCCGGATGGTGCGACCTCGGTGCCATGGGCGTCGATGCGGTGCACAACAACTTACACAAGACTTGGACCATTCCACATGGCGGAGGCGGTCCGGGCGATGCCATTGTCGGTGTGAGCGAACGGCTTGTTCCCTTCCTGCCCGGTTTTCAAATCGAGAAACGGGAGGGTGCTTATGTGCCGGTTCGTACCCCGAAGAGCATTGGAAGTTTTCACCGGCACTGGGGCAATTTCGCGCACAAGGTGCGCGCCTACACCTACCTCCTGCGGCTGGGAAAAGAAGGTGTCCGTCGCATGACAGCGGTCGCCGTCTTGAGTGCACGATACTGCTTTGAACAGCTTCGTGAAGCGTTTCCTACCCTCCCGGCGGATGCAGTGGCAACCCCGCGCATGCATGAATTCATCCTGACTCTTTCCGAGGAGGACTTTGTCCGTCTGGAGCAGGTCGGGGTCCCGCGCGCACTTGTCATCACCCGGGTTGGAAAGCTCTTCCTGGACTTTGGTTTCCACGCCCCGACAGTTGCCTGGCCGGAGACCTTTGGGCTCATGATCGAACCGACCGAGAGCTACTCGAAGAGTGAACTGGACCGGTTCTGTGAAGCGGTTTTAGCCATGCTGGAAATGATCCGCAAACATCCCGAGGTGCTGGCAAAGGTTCCCCTGTTCACGCCTGTGGACCGGGTGGATGAGGTGGAAGCCAACCGCCACGTCACTCTCAAGGAGTCGCTGACAACACTTCCAGAGCCCCATCGCAACCGTCTTTCACCAACAGAGATCGGGAAACTCCCGATCTCTGAGGTCTTTGAAAGAATTGTTGAGGCCAGCCGTCAAGGCTGA
- a CDS encoding pseudouridine synthase — translation MRTEKPVRVQKVIADRGLASRRQAEEWIEEGRVTVNDQIITLGDKCLPSQDQVAVDGNPIPRREPQKLVLAMNKPKGVTCTNSDPHAKRTVFDLLPKELQTERLFCVGRLDLESEGLLLLTNDGQLKQELTHPSFNVVKLYSVEIDKPLQPSDVPKLIRGIKWEGEPLAIDKVFPSGLGGKENWKKLEVTLHHGKKREIRRLFYAFGYDVKKLRRFQIGQYAVKGIPRGGFRILGKRDIKLLFASPGGAKPT, via the coding sequence ATGAGAACGGAAAAACCGGTTCGTGTGCAGAAAGTGATCGCAGACCGCGGATTGGCATCCCGTCGACAGGCTGAAGAGTGGATTGAAGAAGGGCGGGTCACCGTAAACGACCAAATCATCACATTGGGTGACAAATGCCTTCCCTCACAGGATCAGGTGGCCGTGGATGGAAACCCGATTCCGCGCAGGGAACCCCAGAAGCTGGTCCTGGCGATGAATAAGCCCAAGGGCGTGACCTGCACAAACAGCGATCCCCACGCCAAACGGACCGTGTTCGACCTGTTGCCAAAGGAGCTCCAGACTGAGAGGCTATTTTGCGTGGGCCGGTTGGATCTGGAGAGCGAAGGCCTGCTGCTTCTCACCAACGATGGCCAGCTGAAGCAGGAACTCACCCACCCCTCCTTTAATGTGGTGAAACTCTACTCGGTGGAAATCGACAAACCTCTTCAGCCGAGCGATGTGCCAAAGTTGATCCGCGGGATCAAGTGGGAAGGCGAACCCCTGGCCATCGATAAAGTCTTTCCATCCGGATTGGGGGGCAAAGAGAACTGGAAGAAGCTTGAAGTGACCCTGCATCACGGGAAAAAGCGTGAAATCCGGCGTTTATTCTATGCTTTCGGGTACGATGTTAAAAAGTTGCGGCGGTTCCAGATCGGCCAGTATGCCGTGAAGGGAATCCCAAGGGGCGGATTCAGGATCCTTGGCAAACGGGATATCAAACTGCTCTTTGCCTCGCCGGGAGGCGCCAAACCCACTTGA
- the proC gene encoding pyrroline-5-carboxylate reductase yields MKPRLAFIGAGRMAGAMVRGLLKTGPWNAEDIVCTGARDGTAEALSEDTGIRFTYDWKVFFKDAQWVILACKPQQLKELPESLSELSSGRRVLSILAGTTLGRLKKVFPGTANIVRTMPNTPGMIGAGISAYSPLHPMNEEDEQVVRAILSALGEAVSMDEHFLDAVTGVSGSGPAYVFEFIAALRDGGVAAGLDEATAYKLALKTVQGAAALLEAVPETPETHRNWVSSPGGTTLAGLKVMEDAGFRGIIKETVAAATKRSKELSGE; encoded by the coding sequence ATGAAGCCTAGGCTAGCCTTCATCGGGGCCGGTCGCATGGCTGGCGCAATGGTCCGCGGACTCCTGAAAACCGGTCCGTGGAACGCTGAGGATATAGTCTGCACGGGCGCCCGCGACGGGACAGCCGAGGCCCTCTCCGAAGATACGGGTATCCGCTTCACATATGATTGGAAGGTGTTTTTTAAAGATGCCCAATGGGTCATCCTCGCCTGCAAACCGCAGCAATTGAAGGAACTTCCGGAATCCTTGTCCGAGCTCTCTTCCGGCAGGCGGGTCCTGTCGATTCTCGCGGGAACCACACTGGGCCGACTCAAGAAAGTCTTTCCCGGAACGGCGAATATTGTCCGTACAATGCCGAACACACCGGGAATGATTGGGGCTGGTATCAGCGCCTACAGCCCGCTTCATCCAATGAATGAAGAAGATGAACAGGTCGTCCGGGCCATTCTTTCCGCACTCGGTGAAGCTGTTTCCATGGATGAACATTTTCTTGATGCCGTAACCGGTGTCAGCGGAAGCGGACCAGCCTATGTGTTCGAGTTTATCGCCGCGCTCCGGGACGGGGGTGTTGCCGCTGGCCTTGACGAGGCAACCGCATACAAGCTCGCCTTAAAAACGGTTCAAGGGGCGGCGGCTTTGCTGGAGGCAGTTCCGGAAACACCGGAAACGCATCGCAATTGGGTCTCCTCACCGGGGGGAACAACACTTGCCGGACTGAAGGTCATGGAGGATGCTGGCTTCCGTGGGATTATCAAGGAAACCGTCGCGGCGGCGACTAAGCGTTCCAAGGAACTCTCAGGGGAATAA